Sequence from the Bryobacteraceae bacterium genome:
CGGGCAGGTGGCGCAATTCACCGACGGCCGGCGGACGCTGGTGATGCGATACACGGCGCAGCCCACGCGCAAGCTGCATTCCGCGGCGGATTGTTTCCGGGGCGCCGGCTACACGGTGACGCCGCTACCGATCCAGATCGACGAGCGCGGCGAGCGGTGGGGACGGTTCGCCGCCGAGCGCGACTCGCTGCGCTACACCGTAGGCGAGCGGATCTTCGAGAACACGGGCGAGAACGCGTGGACGGATGTTTCGGCGTGGTATTGGAGCGCTTCGTTCGGAAGGTCGAGCGGGCCTTGGTGGGCGGTGACGACGGTGGAACAGGCCGGGCCGTGACCGCCGTGATAGCATGAGTGTGCCCATGACGGGGATCCTCGCCCGGCGGTGGTTTGCATTGCTGGCGGTGGCTTGGTGTCTGCCCGCCGCCACGCTCGACGAAGCATTGGCAAGCCTTTCGCGCCGCATCCGTACTCAGCTTGCGCGCGGCGACGCATTTTCGCTCGATGTTCGCGCGGGAAGCCGGGCTGTGGATGCCGATCGCGTAGCGGCGTACCTGCGTCGTTCGTTCGGGAAGCCGTCGGCGGCGGGAGCGGACGCAACTCCGATCGTGGTGACGCTCTCGGCGAACCAGATGTCGCAACTGCTGGTGGTGGAGGTCGGGAGCGGCGAACCGCTTGTCTTGATCCATCCCTACGATGCGCCCCCGGAACCGGATTCGGAGCGGGTGACGATCCGCCTGCGGGAATTGGGAAGTTCCAAGACCCCGGTGTTGGCGGCGGTCGACACGCCCAACGGGTTAGCGATGCTTCTCGCGGACCGGGTTGTGCTGGGCGACGCCTCGTTGAGCTTCAATCCGTCGGCGCCGCGTCCCCGGGACCTGCGGGGAGCGTTCTCGATCGAGGACGGCTACTACCGCGCGACGCTTCCTGGGCTCCAGTGCCGGGTGACGACGGAGCCGTTCGCGGTGCGGTGCGCCGAAGCGGATACGCCGCTCGTTCGCGGGCGCAACTTCTATCGCTACCCGTTCGGCGATGTCTACTGCACCGCCGAGTGGGGCGACTCGGCGACGCTGGCCACTCATCTCGACGGGACACTGCGGCGGCATCCGGGCGGGCAGGTGCTGGCGCGGGATTTTCCGAGCGAGATCGTACCGATGGACGGGGAGCAGCGCCCGCGGCTGATCGCCGGCGAACCGGGGGGCGCGTCGATCCGCTCGTATCGCATCGAGCCGGGGAGCGCCGTCGCCGATGAGCGCGAAACGCCGCTCGACGGAAGGCTGGTGGCGTTGGGTAACGGCCTGGCGATCGTGGAGCGGCATGGGCTGCACACGGTGCTGCGCGTCGAGGTGACCGGTGACCCGTAGCACGCGGCGGGCATTCGTCGGCGGACTGGTAGGAACGGGACTACGGGCAGACCGGCCTCGCTACGGCGGCACGCTCGCCGTAGCGGCGGGATTTCCGATTCTGGCGCTGACGGCGGATCCGCTGGTTTTCGAAGACGGGTCCGGACGGGCGCGGCCCGGGCTCGCCCGAGAGTGGTCGGCTGGCGCGGGTTTCCGCGAGTGGCGATTCGATCTCCGGGGCGGTGTGCCCACCCACGACGGTGTCGCGCTGACGGCGGAAGTGGCGGCGGAGGCCCTGGGCAAGGTGCTTCGCGGGTACCGCTGGTCCGGATCGGGGAATCGGATCGTGGCCGCCAGCGAACGATCCTCGCCGGCGCTTCCGGCGGAACTGGCGCACGCGGCCGCGGGGATTCCGGGCACCGGGCCGTTCCGCACGGAAACCTACAAGCCCGGGAAACTGGCGCGGGTGACGGCTTTCGAGGAATATTGGAACAGTCGGCCGTATCTCGACGCGGTGGAACTTCGCTTCGCGGGCGCCGGCGCGGCGGTGAGCGAGATCGCGCCCGGCGACATCCGCCGCGAGACGCAGCGCGGGCATCGCATCCACGCGACGCCGCCGAATGACCTGGTGGCGCTGGTGTTCGATCGCACGCATCCGTCCGCGCGGAGGGAATCGATTCGCCGGGGGCTGGTGGCTGCGATTGACCGGACGCCGATCGCCAACGTGATCTTGCAGAAGCAAGGCGAGGCGGCGGGTGGCATTCTGCCTGGTGGCGTCTCGGGCTACGGTTTTCTGTTTTCGCGGGAACGGGATCTGGCTGGCGCGCGCCGCATGCTGGCCAGCGCCGGCGAAGCACTGCCGCTTGGCTACGATCCCGCGGTCGCGATCCTGAAGCCGATCGCGGACCGGATCGCACTGAACGCGCGCGAGGCCGGGCTCACGATACGCACGGTGGACCGCGCGCCGGCCGCCGTCTGGCTGCGGCGGGTCGCCGGCCTTCATACGGACCCGCACCTCGCGCTCGCCCACTACGCCCGGGGGCTCGAGCTGGCGGAGCCAGCGCCGGCGGAGTCGCTCGAAGAACTCTACCTGCGAGAGCGGACGCTGCTGGCCGGAGGGTGGGTGGCGCCGCTGTTTCACGTGTCGCGGGTTTACAGCGTGGCGCCGGAGGTCCGGAACTGGCCAGGCGCCGGATTGCCGGAGTGGCGCTTCGAAGATACGTGGCTCAACCGTCGATGAGCTTCCGCACGCGTCTTTTCCTTCTGTTCGGGCTGGCCGTGTCGGCGACGGCGATCCTCGCGTCGATGGGGATTTCGGCGTCGGCGACGGCCGCATTCGAACGAATGGAGGAGGAACGAACCGAAGCGATCGCCCGGCAGGTGCGGCGCGAACTGGACCGGGGCAGCCAGGAAATCGTCCGCCGGCTGGACGCGATCGCTGGCACGGAGGCATTCCGTGCGATGGCGGCAGAGTTGGCGGCCCCCGGCGCGGACGCGGCTCCGTATCTGAACGAGGCCGAACGGGTGGCCCGGGAGCAAGGGCTCGATTTTCTCGAGATCATCGGAGCGGACGGCGCCATCATCTCGTCGGCGCACTATCCGGCGCGGTTCGGGTACAAGAAGCCTTGGGTGATCGAGCCGGCGGATTGGCGCTCTCGCGGCGCGTTTGTGGAGTTCGAACGGCTGCCGGAAGAAACGGCGGCGGGGCTGATCGCGGTGCGTCCGGCCGGGGGCCTGTACCTGGTGGGCGGCGAGCGGATCGACCGGGAGATGCTCGACACGCTGGCGCTGCCGCCGAGCATGACGGCGCAGCTCTATGAGAGGGGCGGCTACCGGGGCCGAAAGGCGGACAGGATCGTGGAACGGGTTCGCGGCAGCGGACGAACCGCCGTGCTGACGGAGGGCGGGTTCTTCGAAACGCCGACAACGATCAACGGGATCCCGCTGCGCGGGCGAACGCGCGAATCGCTGGCGGTGCTGGTGCTCGAGGCGCGGCACGCGGAGTTGTTCCGGCTGCGCTGGTTCATCCGGGCGATGGGTCTGCTGGGAGCGCTGGGCGGGATCGTGTTGGGGGCGGGAATCGCCTGGTGGGCGTCGGCGCGGCTGGCGCAGCCGGTGCGGGCGCTCGTCGAAGGCGCGTCGCGGGTGGCGGCGGGCGACTGGTCGGTGCGGGTGGAGCTGCCGCCGGGCGACGAGATCGGCGCGGTGGCGGAATCGTTCAACCGGATGACGGCCGAGTTGGCCGGGCAGCGCGAACGGCTGGTGCAGGCCGAGCGAGTGGCGGCGTGGCGGGAACTGGCGCGGAGGCTGGCGCATGAATTGAAAAATCCATTGTTTCCGTTGCAGTTAACGGTGGAGAACCTGCAGCGCGCACGGCTCGGCGACGCGGCCCAGTTCGACGAGGTGTTCCGAGAATCAAGTTCCGCCCTGCTCGCCGAGATCGACCAGTTGAAGACCATCGTCGGGCGGTTTTCCGACTTCGCGCGGATGCCTGCGCCGAGCTTCGAAACCATTCGCCTGGCTGGGTTCGTTCCCCCGATTCTGGCGGCGTTTCAGGCGCAGTGGTCGGCGCCGGGGAAGCCGCGGATCGAGGGCGCGTGGAAGCTGGCCGATCCCGAGTTGACGGTGGATGCCGACCGGGACCTGCTGTCGCGCGCGATCCGCAACCTGATCCTCAACGCGATGGACGCGATGCCGAATGGCGGGCGGATCGCGATCCGGGCGGAGGCGGCGGGCGCGGCGGTGGCCATCGAAGTGGCCGACACCGGCAGCGGGTTCACGGAAGAAGAACGGGCGCGGTTGTTCACGCCCTACTACACGACGAAGAAGCACGGCACGGGCCTGGGCCTGGCGATCGTGCAGTCCGTGGTGGCTGACCATGGAGGTACCATCGGCGTAGAGAGCCGGCCCGGAGAAGGATCGCGGTTCCGCATTGCGATCCCGCGATATAGAGACAATGGCGCACCTGCTACTGGTTGACGACGACCCGAATACGCTGGCGACGCTGGCCCGCGCTTTTCGGCTGGCGGGGCACGAGGCCACGGTGGCCGACAACGCCCGGCGCGCGCTGGAACTGGCGCGGTCGCAGCCTTACGACATGATCCTTTCCGACGTGGTGATGCCGGACCGGGACGGGCTGGCGCTGCTCGAAGATCTGCGCGAGGCTGGCGTGGCCACGCCGGTGGTGATGATCTCCGGGCAGGCGAACGTGGAAATGGCGGTCCGCGCGACGCGGCTGGGCGCGGTGGACTTCCTCGAAAAACCGCTCTCTTCAGACAAGCTGCTGCTCACAGTGGCGAACGTGATGCGGATGTCGGAGCTCGAGCAGGAGAACCGCGACCTGCGGCGGCGG
This genomic interval carries:
- a CDS encoding ABC transporter substrate-binding protein; the encoded protein is MTRSTRRAFVGGLVGTGLRADRPRYGGTLAVAAGFPILALTADPLVFEDGSGRARPGLAREWSAGAGFREWRFDLRGGVPTHDGVALTAEVAAEALGKVLRGYRWSGSGNRIVAASERSSPALPAELAHAAAGIPGTGPFRTETYKPGKLARVTAFEEYWNSRPYLDAVELRFAGAGAAVSEIAPGDIRRETQRGHRIHATPPNDLVALVFDRTHPSARRESIRRGLVAAIDRTPIANVILQKQGEAAGGILPGGVSGYGFLFSRERDLAGARRMLASAGEALPLGYDPAVAILKPIADRIALNAREAGLTIRTVDRAPAAVWLRRVAGLHTDPHLALAHYARGLELAEPAPAESLEELYLRERTLLAGGWVAPLFHVSRVYSVAPEVRNWPGAGLPEWRFEDTWLNRR
- a CDS encoding ATP-binding protein, translated to MSFRTRLFLLFGLAVSATAILASMGISASATAAFERMEEERTEAIARQVRRELDRGSQEIVRRLDAIAGTEAFRAMAAELAAPGADAAPYLNEAERVAREQGLDFLEIIGADGAIISSAHYPARFGYKKPWVIEPADWRSRGAFVEFERLPEETAAGLIAVRPAGGLYLVGGERIDREMLDTLALPPSMTAQLYERGGYRGRKADRIVERVRGSGRTAVLTEGGFFETPTTINGIPLRGRTRESLAVLVLEARHAELFRLRWFIRAMGLLGALGGIVLGAGIAWWASARLAQPVRALVEGASRVAAGDWSVRVELPPGDEIGAVAESFNRMTAELAGQRERLVQAERVAAWRELARRLAHELKNPLFPLQLTVENLQRARLGDAAQFDEVFRESSSALLAEIDQLKTIVGRFSDFARMPAPSFETIRLAGFVPPILAAFQAQWSAPGKPRIEGAWKLADPELTVDADRDLLSRAIRNLILNAMDAMPNGGRIAIRAEAAGAAVAIEVADTGSGFTEEERARLFTPYYTTKKHGTGLGLAIVQSVVADHGGTIGVESRPGEGSRFRIAIPRYRDNGAPATG